One region of Peribacillus simplex genomic DNA includes:
- a CDS encoding MalY/PatB family protein, protein MKYNFDQEIRRLNTDCEKWDKLESQFGVKDVIPMWVADMDFQSPQPIIEALKQRVEHGVYGYTLRPDSYMESIVSWLKRRHRWSIEKEWITHSPGVIPALSLAIQSFTQKGDKIIIQPPVYHHFARVIQANGREIVNNPLKLENGHYSIDFADLEAKMDSTVKMLILCSPHNPIGRVWSKEELTRLGQICMKHNILVVADEIHCDFVYKTHTHIPFASISEEFANHSLTCIAPSKTFNLMGVQTSSIIIPNQQLRDRYDRELNTLSIGSPNIFGVVALEAAYRHGEEWLDQLLEYLQGNLEFTLNYFSKSIPQIKVIQPEGTYLVWLDCRELGFSVKELDEFMLRKARVAMNEGLIFGMEGEGFMRLNIACPRSMLKNALDGIEKAISSLCKA, encoded by the coding sequence ATGAAATATAATTTCGACCAAGAAATCCGTCGACTGAACACTGATTGTGAAAAATGGGATAAACTTGAAAGTCAATTTGGGGTAAAGGATGTTATACCGATGTGGGTGGCCGATATGGATTTTCAGTCTCCACAACCTATCATCGAAGCATTAAAACAGCGTGTGGAGCACGGTGTATATGGCTACACACTTAGACCGGACTCTTATATGGAATCGATTGTAAGTTGGCTAAAACGAAGACATCGATGGTCCATTGAGAAAGAATGGATTACCCACAGCCCAGGTGTGATTCCAGCCCTATCGTTGGCGATTCAGTCCTTCACTCAGAAAGGGGACAAAATAATTATCCAACCTCCTGTATACCATCATTTTGCCCGTGTGATTCAAGCGAACGGCCGTGAAATTGTAAACAACCCGCTTAAGCTTGAAAATGGACATTATTCCATAGATTTCGCAGACCTAGAGGCAAAGATGGATTCAACGGTAAAAATGTTGATTTTGTGTAGTCCTCATAACCCGATTGGAAGGGTATGGAGCAAAGAAGAATTGACAAGATTGGGACAGATTTGCATGAAGCATAACATTCTCGTTGTGGCAGATGAAATTCATTGTGACTTTGTTTATAAGACACATACTCACATTCCTTTTGCCTCTATATCAGAAGAGTTTGCAAATCATTCTCTTACCTGCATTGCGCCAAGCAAAACTTTTAACCTGATGGGTGTACAGACGTCAAGTATCATTATTCCAAATCAACAACTGCGCGATAGGTATGATCGAGAACTTAATACATTATCCATTGGTTCGCCGAACATATTTGGCGTTGTTGCGTTAGAGGCTGCTTACCGACACGGAGAAGAATGGCTGGATCAGCTCCTTGAATATTTGCAGGGGAATTTGGAATTCACTCTGAATTACTTCAGCAAAAGCATCCCGCAAATTAAAGTCATCCAGCCGGAAGGCACATACCTTGTATGGCTGGATTGCCGGGAACTGGGTTTTTCAGTTAAAGAATTGGATGAATTTATGTTACGCAAAGCAAGGGTTGCAATGAATGAAGGGCTCATTTTCGGTATGGAAGGTGAAGGGTTCATGCGGCTCAATATTGCTTGTCCGCGTTCGATGTTGAAAAATGCTTTGGATGGCATAGAAAAAGCTATCTCCTCTTTGTGTAAAGCGTAG
- a CDS encoding sigma-54 interaction domain-containing protein: MAGFIGIQQFIQDYAENTAGILGLDITVLDEKGVRISGTGYYKDLIGKTAPEGSFFRMILETGEPGVVYDVKRDESQCRSCKFVNQCKELATIGFPIVKQDKPVGVIGMIGFSHEQKEKMIIESENLIQFLRYVSTLLVNKLAMLDPEKEPGCKIQEEIPIPPKVFTFENILGKDSGLKDVIKKAKRIINSPSTVLIRGDSGTGKELIAKAIHFESKRRMHSFVAVNCAAIPESLLESELFGYEGGSFTGSKRNGKLGKFELAHNGTIFLDEIGDMPLFLQPKLLRFLQEREIERIGGKKAIQINVRVIAATHQNLEEMVRNGTFREDLYYRLNVIPLHTKPLRERRDDIALYLEHFMHKHCKIMQRHPLRFDPMLERWLISYDWPGNIRQLENAVEYMANMAESDIVSFHDLPDYLFQQDPLSVECRGLSLEQMISEYEKDVIQSYFLAEKYRHDKEQIARELQISLSTLYRKLEKYKLC, encoded by the coding sequence ATGGCAGGCTTTATCGGCATACAGCAGTTTATTCAAGATTACGCTGAGAACACAGCAGGAATCCTTGGTCTGGATATAACCGTGCTTGATGAAAAGGGCGTTCGCATTAGCGGAACTGGCTACTATAAAGATCTCATTGGCAAAACCGCTCCGGAAGGCTCCTTTTTCAGAATGATATTGGAAACAGGGGAGCCTGGAGTGGTTTACGACGTGAAAAGAGATGAGTCGCAGTGCAGGAGTTGTAAATTCGTGAATCAATGCAAAGAACTCGCCACCATCGGGTTTCCTATTGTAAAGCAAGACAAACCAGTTGGCGTCATCGGCATGATTGGTTTTTCCCATGAACAAAAGGAGAAAATGATTATAGAATCAGAGAATCTTATACAGTTTTTACGCTATGTTAGTACATTGTTGGTCAATAAATTAGCAATGCTGGACCCTGAGAAGGAACCGGGTTGCAAAATTCAAGAAGAGATTCCGATTCCCCCGAAGGTTTTTACTTTTGAAAACATTCTTGGAAAAGATTCCGGGCTTAAAGATGTTATTAAGAAGGCTAAAAGGATTATAAACAGCCCTTCCACTGTTTTGATCAGGGGAGATAGCGGAACGGGGAAAGAATTAATTGCCAAAGCGATTCATTTTGAAAGCAAGCGGCGGATGCATTCATTTGTGGCAGTTAATTGCGCTGCCATTCCTGAGAGCTTGTTGGAAAGTGAGTTGTTTGGTTATGAGGGTGGCTCATTTACCGGGTCAAAGCGGAATGGGAAACTGGGGAAATTCGAATTAGCACATAACGGGACCATTTTTCTTGATGAAATTGGAGATATGCCGCTTTTCTTGCAGCCAAAGTTATTACGGTTTTTACAAGAAAGAGAGATTGAAAGAATCGGTGGAAAAAAAGCAATCCAGATTAATGTACGGGTGATTGCAGCCACTCACCAAAACCTGGAGGAAATGGTGCGGAATGGCACTTTTCGCGAGGATTTATATTATCGTCTCAATGTCATCCCTCTCCATACCAAACCTTTAAGGGAGCGGCGTGATGATATCGCTTTGTATCTTGAACATTTCATGCATAAACATTGTAAGATCATGCAAAGACACCCATTGAGATTTGATCCCATGCTGGAACGATGGCTTATAAGCTATGATTGGCCGGGGAATATACGGCAGTTGGAAAACGCCGTAGAATATATGGCAAATATGGCTGAATCAGATATCGTCTCCTTCCATGATTTACCTGACTATCTGTTTCAACAGGATCCTCTTTCTGTAGAGTGTAGAGGGTTAAGTTTAGAACAAATGATTTCTGAATATGAAAAAGACGTAATCCAGAGCTATTTCCTGGCTGAAAAATATCGGCATGATAAGGAACAAATTGCCCGGGAACTACAGATTAGCCTCTCTACTCTTTATCGCAAGTTGGAAAAATATAAATTATGTTAA
- a CDS encoding amino acid permease, with amino-acid sequence MGKLEAEISNTLEERNSKGSLQRKLQSRHLTMMAIGGAIGTGLFVSSGSTISTAGPGGALAAYILVGIMVYFVMNSLGELSAFLPLPGAFDIYASKYIDPALGFALGWNYWYTTAITVPADLVASTLIMKYWFPDSPSILWSALFLGLLLILNVLSVKAYGESEYWFAGIKVISIIVFLVIGVAMIFGIMGGHAVGFSNFTQGDAPFHGGLVSIFSVVLIAGFAFQGTEVIATAAGETENPSKNVPKAIRSIFWRILIFYVLTIFVIGLIIPYTDPNLLKSGVQNVSISPFTLVLQRAGLALAASVMNAVLLTSVLSAANSAMYASSRMLWALAKEGKAPRIFARLNRKGIPMWALCTTAFIGLASFLASLFGNGSVFIWLINASALTGFIKWFGIAVSHYRFRKAYVAQGRDLNELPFKAKWYPLGPVITLLFFVVFIFGQTFFYGDQISWAEIIATYIGLPIFLLLWLGYKIIKKTKIVPLMECDFERKE; translated from the coding sequence ATGGGGAAATTAGAAGCAGAGATAAGTAACACCCTAGAAGAGCGAAATTCAAAAGGATCATTACAAAGGAAGCTGCAATCCAGACATTTAACGATGATGGCTATAGGTGGCGCTATCGGAACTGGATTGTTTGTATCCAGCGGATCGACGATTAGCACTGCGGGGCCGGGGGGAGCGCTTGCTGCATACATTCTGGTAGGGATCATGGTCTATTTTGTTATGAATAGTTTAGGAGAGCTATCGGCCTTCTTACCGCTCCCGGGGGCCTTTGACATCTATGCCTCAAAGTACATTGATCCTGCATTAGGCTTTGCATTAGGTTGGAACTATTGGTATACAACCGCGATAACGGTTCCTGCAGATTTGGTGGCCTCTACTCTTATTATGAAGTATTGGTTTCCGGACTCACCTTCTATCTTGTGGAGTGCACTATTTCTGGGTTTGTTGCTAATCTTAAATGTTTTATCAGTCAAGGCATATGGGGAAAGTGAATACTGGTTTGCCGGCATTAAGGTCATCTCGATCATCGTATTTCTCGTTATTGGGGTTGCCATGATTTTTGGAATTATGGGAGGACATGCGGTCGGGTTCAGTAACTTTACACAAGGAGATGCTCCTTTCCATGGCGGGCTTGTATCTATCTTTAGTGTAGTGCTCATCGCGGGCTTTGCGTTCCAGGGAACTGAGGTGATTGCGACGGCAGCCGGTGAAACCGAAAATCCATCGAAAAACGTACCGAAAGCGATTCGGTCAATCTTCTGGCGAATCCTTATTTTCTACGTGTTGACGATTTTTGTTATCGGTTTAATTATTCCTTATACGGATCCAAACCTGCTTAAATCGGGTGTTCAAAATGTATCTATCAGCCCTTTCACGCTTGTTCTTCAAAGAGCTGGGTTGGCATTAGCCGCTTCCGTCATGAATGCTGTGCTGCTTACATCTGTTTTATCAGCAGCAAATTCAGCAATGTATGCTTCTTCACGTATGCTATGGGCACTGGCGAAAGAAGGAAAGGCACCACGAATCTTTGCACGGCTTAACAGGAAGGGAATTCCCATGTGGGCCCTTTGTACAACTGCTTTTATAGGACTTGCCTCTTTTTTGGCTTCCCTTTTTGGAAATGGTTCAGTTTTCATTTGGTTGATAAATGCTTCAGCCCTTACCGGATTTATCAAATGGTTCGGGATTGCCGTTAGTCATTACCGCTTCCGTAAAGCCTATGTAGCCCAAGGCAGAGATCTAAATGAATTGCCGTTTAAAGCCAAATGGTACCCGCTGGGCCCGGTCATCACGCTATTATTTTTTGTGGTTTTCATTTTTGGGCAGACTTTTTTTTACGGAGATCAAATTAGCTGGGCAGAAATTATAGCGACGTATATAGGTCTTCCTATTTTCTTGCTTCTCTGGCTTGGTTATAAAATCATTAAGAAAACAAAAATAGTTCCTCTGATGGAGTGTGATTTTGAGCGCAAAGAATAA
- a CDS encoding Rid family detoxifying hydrolase, whose amino-acid sequence MLKETIITNEAPKAIGPYSQGIKVGNVVYTSGQLPIHPETGEMPDNIEEQTRVSLENLKKVIEAAGANLQQVIKTTVFLSDMSHFAAMNHVYGEFFLDDYPARSAIEVARLPKDALIEIEAIAII is encoded by the coding sequence ATGTTAAAAGAAACAATCATAACCAATGAAGCCCCAAAGGCTATCGGTCCTTATTCACAAGGTATTAAAGTAGGAAATGTAGTGTATACTTCAGGGCAGCTTCCCATTCATCCTGAAACTGGAGAAATGCCTGATAATATTGAGGAGCAAACAAGGGTGTCATTGGAGAATCTTAAGAAAGTTATAGAAGCGGCGGGAGCAAACTTACAGCAGGTAATAAAAACAACGGTTTTTTTAAGCGATATGAGTCACTTTGCTGCAATGAATCATGTATATGGAGAATTTTTTTTGGATGATTATCCTGCTAGAAGTGCGATTGAAGTTGCTCGTTTACCTAAAGATGCTTTGATTGAAATCGAAGCAATTGCTATAATCTAA
- a CDS encoding D-cysteine desulfhydrase yields MNLAQFPRRRYTPTNTPMEKLHHFSEVLGGPSIYLKRDDLLGLTAGGNKTRKLEFLVADAMEKGADTLITCGGIQSNHCRLTLAAAVKEKMNCILVLEEDLSESSEPDFNGNYFLYHLLGAEQIKVVPNGTDLMKEMQKVAKEVTEEGYKPYIIPVGGSNTIGATGYVACAQEILTQSFDQGVNVNAVVCVSGSGGMHAGLVTGFYGNQSKIPVIGINVSRGKAEQEEKVFQLVKETSAHIGVPNSIPREAVVCFDEYVGPGYALPTPEMVEAVKLMARTEGILLDPVYTGKAAAGLIDLVKKGTFKPDDNILFVHSGGASSLYANTSLFY; encoded by the coding sequence ATGAATTTAGCGCAATTCCCGAGACGTCGATATACACCAACAAATACACCCATGGAGAAATTACATCATTTTTCTGAAGTACTTGGGGGCCCATCCATTTATCTTAAACGAGATGATTTACTTGGGCTGACGGCTGGTGGAAATAAAACAAGAAAACTAGAGTTCCTTGTAGCCGATGCAATGGAAAAAGGTGCGGATACCTTAATTACATGTGGGGGCATTCAATCAAATCATTGCCGCTTAACACTAGCCGCTGCCGTTAAAGAGAAAATGAATTGCATCCTTGTGTTGGAAGAGGACCTTTCAGAAAGTTCAGAGCCGGATTTTAACGGTAACTATTTTCTGTATCATTTATTGGGCGCTGAACAAATCAAAGTTGTACCTAATGGAACAGACTTGATGAAAGAAATGCAGAAAGTAGCTAAAGAGGTAACGGAAGAGGGATATAAACCTTATATAATTCCGGTAGGGGGATCGAATACAATTGGTGCAACGGGATATGTTGCTTGTGCTCAGGAGATTTTGACACAGTCCTTTGATCAAGGAGTCAATGTGAATGCTGTTGTTTGTGTAAGCGGCAGCGGGGGAATGCATGCAGGTTTGGTGACTGGATTTTATGGCAATCAAAGTAAAATACCGGTAATCGGAATAAACGTAAGCAGAGGAAAAGCCGAACAAGAAGAGAAAGTTTTTCAGCTTGTTAAAGAAACTTCAGCACACATCGGCGTTCCGAATTCAATCCCTCGTGAGGCTGTTGTGTGTTTTGATGAGTATGTCGGACCTGGTTATGCTTTACCTACGCCTGAAATGGTGGAAGCTGTCAAGCTCATGGCCAGAACAGAAGGGATTTTACTGGATCCGGTTTATACGGGTAAAGCGGCAGCGGGACTCATTGATTTAGTAAAAAAAGGCACATTTAAGCCGGATGATAACATTCTATTCGTACACTCTGGCGGCGCCTCTTCGTTATACGCCAATACTTCCCTCTTTTATTGA
- a CDS encoding alpha/beta hydrolase family protein — translation MKRPLKIICIIVSALVLMAGCRIKEAEQVDENLKEVSSLKDIEGKWEGDIKIPNQPLPIIVHFTKEDGTISIPVQGLNEFPLTSVKLSKSDLFFDMKIQNQQITFDGKVDQEKISGTFAQNGQEYPFELLKKSNQEVAEKESGEVVQADLKKGTINGLLETPKNEGPFPVMIIIAGSGPTDKDGNTIAIPGKNNSLKMLAESLAEKGIASIRYDKRGVGENMKLAGKEEDLRFEQYIDDAAAWVQFAKKDRRFSKVGIIGHSEGSLIGMAAAKKTETDIFISLAGAGEPIDQVLVKQLEEQLTPALLTESKDILTNLKQGKQVESVNADLYSVFRPSVQPYMISWIQYNPIELVKELKIPVLIVNGNRDIQVAPNNAKALYKEKGDSELLIIEKMNHVLKEAPADREGNLATYTNPELPLSPGLVNGILEFLNKHDITSNDDPLK, via the coding sequence ATGAAAAGACCTTTAAAGATTATATGTATCATCGTAAGCGCTTTAGTATTAATGGCAGGTTGCAGAATCAAGGAGGCGGAACAGGTGGATGAGAATTTGAAGGAAGTGAGCTCATTGAAAGATATTGAAGGTAAGTGGGAAGGAGATATAAAGATTCCCAATCAACCCCTTCCAATTATTGTTCATTTCACGAAGGAAGATGGAACTATAAGTATTCCTGTACAAGGATTGAACGAATTCCCCTTAACAAGTGTTAAGTTAAGTAAATCAGATTTATTTTTTGATATGAAAATTCAAAATCAGCAAATAACGTTTGATGGGAAAGTCGATCAGGAAAAGATTTCAGGAACATTTGCTCAGAATGGGCAAGAGTACCCCTTTGAATTGCTTAAGAAATCCAATCAGGAAGTTGCAGAAAAAGAATCAGGTGAAGTTGTGCAGGCCGACTTAAAGAAAGGAACAATTAATGGCCTTTTAGAAACACCAAAAAATGAAGGCCCTTTTCCTGTGATGATTATAATTGCGGGTTCTGGTCCGACTGATAAAGATGGGAACACCATTGCAATTCCCGGGAAAAATAATAGTTTGAAAATGTTAGCCGAAAGTCTTGCGGAAAAAGGTATTGCAAGCATAAGGTACGATAAGCGCGGTGTAGGGGAAAATATGAAATTAGCAGGAAAAGAAGAGGACCTGAGATTTGAACAATATATTGATGATGCAGCTGCTTGGGTTCAATTTGCTAAGAAGGATCGGCGTTTTTCCAAAGTTGGCATCATCGGCCATAGTGAAGGTTCTTTAATTGGAATGGCAGCTGCAAAGAAAACGGAGACAGACATATTCATTTCATTAGCGGGTGCAGGCGAACCTATAGACCAAGTACTTGTTAAACAGCTTGAAGAGCAGTTGACACCGGCGTTATTAACGGAATCCAAGGATATTCTGACAAATCTAAAACAAGGTAAACAAGTCGAGTCTGTCAACGCAGACTTGTATAGTGTATTCCGTCCTTCTGTTCAACCCTACATGATTTCTTGGATTCAATATAATCCGATAGAATTAGTAAAAGAACTAAAAATCCCTGTTCTAATCGTAAACGGGAATAGAGATATTCAAGTTGCTCCCAATAATGCAAAAGCTTTGTACAAGGAAAAAGGCGATTCTGAATTACTTATAATCGAAAAGATGAATCATGTATTGAAAGAAGCCCCTGCAGATCGAGAGGGGAATCTAGCAACCTATACAAATCCTGAACTACCGTTATCACCTGGATTGGTGAATGGAATTCTTGAATTTTTAAACAAACATGACATCACCAGTAATGATGATCCATTAAAATGA